A single window of Candidatus Limnocylindrales bacterium DNA harbors:
- a CDS encoding FecR family protein yields the protein MEFLSRFGFFKGLSVGSVFFLFCGSMALSTVSAGSTALLTDFTGKVEVLPQDQGNWISAEPGMVLGEGDHIQTGSGSRAKLTLSDGSTLDLKDHTRLEISQLQISESERMSRFKLWWGVVRTRVQKSVNYTRTIHEIETDTAVAGVELSEMEVRKPKGSSKTEVMVLEGTIRVRFLSGNTEVYVPLCGEILSTRSGEGQEVLFTRTDLSNIETVVTTEVLSGEMQFQFLGVNTPGVKLHGGNAVEVRSDCETLIIRTLEGTIEITNPDGTSGVIPPGGLRIGVHSNPPGEPIPAGGFRDSQLTNPTFSPGFALLAAPPIRTVQAGGSTFYNVVAGFTGSSNSALLSVTGLPPDTTGAFTENPVSPTGGAGNAQLQLLITTSPTTSGGTYAITISGTDNGGKTAIAVVTLVVSSAGPGPVPTPTPTPLPPPTPTPVSP from the coding sequence ATGGAATTTCTATCTCGATTTGGATTCTTTAAAGGGTTAAGTGTCGGGTCGGTTTTTTTCCTGTTTTGCGGATCCATGGCTTTATCAACGGTTTCTGCCGGGTCGACGGCTCTATTAACGGACTTTACCGGGAAGGTGGAAGTCCTGCCCCAGGACCAGGGGAATTGGATTTCGGCTGAACCGGGCATGGTTTTAGGGGAAGGAGATCATATTCAAACAGGCTCTGGGTCCAGAGCCAAGTTAACATTAAGTGATGGAAGTACTCTAGATCTGAAGGATCATACCAGACTGGAAATCAGTCAGCTCCAGATCTCTGAATCTGAGCGCATGTCCCGTTTTAAGTTATGGTGGGGAGTTGTACGGACTCGAGTTCAAAAATCGGTAAATTACACCAGGACCATTCATGAAATTGAGACGGATACGGCCGTTGCAGGTGTCGAACTATCAGAGATGGAAGTTCGGAAGCCCAAAGGATCTTCTAAAACCGAAGTCATGGTCCTTGAAGGGACCATAAGGGTCCGATTTCTCAGCGGAAATACTGAAGTGTACGTACCTCTCTGCGGGGAAATACTCTCTACCCGATCAGGAGAGGGCCAGGAGGTTTTATTCACAAGGACGGATCTTTCAAATATTGAGACGGTGGTGACCACTGAAGTTTTGAGTGGTGAGATGCAATTCCAGTTTCTCGGGGTAAATACTCCTGGGGTTAAACTTCACGGTGGCAATGCAGTGGAAGTTCGTTCTGATTGTGAAACTTTAATTATTCGCACCCTTGAAGGAACCATCGAAATTACAAATCCCGATGGGACCTCAGGCGTTATCCCCCCGGGTGGGCTCCGAATTGGCGTTCATTCAAATCCTCCAGGTGAACCAATTCCTGCAGGAGGTTTCAGGGATTCACAGCTTACGAACCCGACTTTTAGTCCGGGTTTTGCCCTTCTTGCAGCCCCCCCCATCCGAACGGTTCAAGCCGGAGGTTCTACTTTTTATAATGTTGTGGCCGGATTTACAGGTTCCAGTAATTCGGCTCTTTTAAGTGTGACAGGACTCCCACCGGATACAACAGGCGCCTTTACCGAAAATCCTGTATCCCCTACGGGTGGGGCCGGAAATGCCCAACTTCAGCTCCTTATTACGACTTCTCCTACAACCTCAGGGGGAACTTATGCCATAACGATTTCTGGAACGGATAACGGAGGTAAAACCGCCATCGCAGTGGTAACCCTGGTTGTCAGCTCGGCAGGACCAGGTCCTGTTCCAACTCCAACCCCTACTCCGCTGCCCCCTCCAACCCCCACACCGGTGTCCCCGTGA
- a CDS encoding MtrB/PioB family outer membrane beta-barrel protein: protein MNQNLSTPGNQRFPKALKKVLGSGLIIIVGLIFLSPDALAFELSSRSRLTPFVEVRETFDDNVFLLSDGESLPINAKSKDDSIFNLSTGVGLDVDITQFLTLGLGYRMDYQNYADNDENDQFIHTLELKADVGKRAYFKRLTINIKENLTTVPIDTTQALLPGNKTFRNEFQITPSYRIIDTKRTFFDAGYSYRRIDYTKNTVQLTSTPLVTETTQVVSNSQSHGGVFNFGYILNPRLTLVTDYNISRLLREEPKPNEIVDPRTRADVTRQRLTGGVNFKLSPRLSGLAKIGFETNSFSAVEFVDPTTGQVQRIDQRDRSGFAANFGLNFNITASSSLALTYDRFFSENDFGETLETDDIRSRLVLRLGDNARASLALNYLHETRELIQTPATVPGIATGNDTANSIGFAGDIEYMITQRIRTFGGYKIANRQFFSEIFFDPTRGDREDTTQTFNVGVGYSLTRYLSINIGYEFVDNNSNFDIDDYNVNRFNIFSRATF from the coding sequence ATGAATCAGAATCTCAGTACTCCAGGTAATCAGCGTTTTCCAAAGGCGTTAAAAAAGGTACTCGGAAGTGGCTTGATCATCATAGTCGGGCTTATTTTTCTTTCCCCAGATGCTTTGGCCTTCGAGCTTTCCTCAAGATCCCGGTTAACCCCCTTTGTCGAGGTCCGAGAGACCTTCGATGATAACGTTTTTCTTCTTTCTGATGGAGAATCTCTTCCCATCAACGCAAAAAGTAAGGATGATTCGATTTTTAATTTATCTACAGGAGTCGGTTTAGATGTGGATATAACTCAGTTCCTTACCCTCGGTCTTGGGTATCGAATGGATTATCAAAATTATGCCGATAACGATGAGAATGATCAATTTATCCATACCCTGGAATTAAAAGCTGATGTAGGTAAGCGTGCCTATTTCAAGCGACTTACCATTAACATTAAAGAAAACCTGACTACGGTTCCTATTGATACCACCCAGGCCCTCCTTCCCGGTAATAAAACCTTTCGGAATGAATTTCAAATCACCCCTTCTTATCGAATTATAGATACCAAACGGACCTTCTTCGATGCCGGATATAGTTATAGGCGGATAGATTATACCAAAAATACCGTCCAGCTTACGTCAACCCCCCTGGTGACCGAGACGACCCAGGTGGTCTCGAACAGTCAATCCCATGGAGGGGTCTTTAATTTTGGTTATATCCTTAACCCCAGATTAACGTTGGTAACGGATTATAATATTTCCCGACTTCTCCGTGAAGAACCCAAACCCAATGAGATTGTGGATCCGAGAACCCGGGCTGATGTTACCCGTCAGCGTTTGACCGGTGGGGTTAATTTTAAACTCTCTCCAAGATTGAGTGGTCTTGCCAAAATTGGATTTGAAACTAACTCCTTCTCGGCAGTTGAGTTTGTAGATCCAACTACAGGACAGGTTCAGAGGATTGATCAGAGGGATCGCAGTGGGTTTGCAGCAAACTTCGGGTTGAATTTCAATATCACGGCAAGTTCTAGCCTGGCTCTTACCTACGACCGCTTTTTCAGTGAAAATGATTTCGGAGAGACCCTGGAAACCGATGATATCAGAAGTAGGCTTGTTTTACGACTCGGGGACAATGCCCGAGCGAGCCTGGCCCTTAATTATCTCCATGAGACTCGGGAGCTGATTCAAACTCCGGCTACTGTACCCGGTATTGCTACGGGTAATGATACTGCAAACAGCATAGGATTTGCAGGAGATATCGAGTATATGATTACTCAAAGGATACGGACCTTCGGAGGATATAAAATTGCCAACAGGCAATTTTTCAGTGAGATCTTCTTTGACCCGACTCGAGGAGACCGGGAAGATACCACTCAGACTTTTAATGTAGGTGTAGGCTATTCCTTAACCCGATATCTCTCGATCAATATAGGCTATGAGTTTGTCGATAATAACTCTAATTTTGATATCGACGATTATAATGTTAATCGGTTCAACATCTTTAGCCGGGCAACCTTCTGA